One region of Jonesiaceae bacterium BS-20 genomic DNA includes:
- a CDS encoding Ppx/GppA phosphatase family protein, with the protein MTFERPALPSGSTRVAAIDCGTNSIRLLIADVDQESGTLTDHLRLMEVVRLGQGVDKTGRFNQESLDRTLEATARYAQLCEDYGVEKVRFVATSATRDAENRQEFVDGVKAAIGIEPEVVSGDEEALLSFQGAISALGPEHRGPFLVVDLGGGSTELVLGTTSPVAAYSMNVGCVRMTERHMQEDPPTKEEIAAAAKDVNAAIDEASKVVPIGRTATLVGLAGSITTATAHTLKLKEYDRDKINGAVMQISAVQKALKDLIERTRAERAALPFMHPGRVDVMGAGALVWSTVMARVQAAVAQQGGKLTTTVTSEHDILDGIALALGTPRD; encoded by the coding sequence ATGACATTTGAACGCCCTGCCTTGCCCAGCGGATCTACGCGAGTAGCCGCAATTGACTGCGGCACCAACTCCATCCGGTTGCTTATTGCTGATGTTGATCAAGAATCGGGAACCTTGACCGACCATTTGCGGCTCATGGAAGTTGTGCGCCTTGGTCAGGGTGTAGATAAGACCGGACGGTTCAACCAGGAATCTCTGGACCGCACGCTTGAGGCAACCGCGCGCTACGCCCAACTGTGTGAAGACTACGGCGTTGAAAAGGTACGTTTTGTAGCAACCTCGGCCACCCGTGATGCAGAGAATCGTCAAGAGTTTGTGGACGGCGTTAAGGCGGCGATCGGTATTGAGCCGGAGGTGGTTTCCGGTGATGAGGAAGCTTTGCTGTCCTTTCAAGGCGCTATTTCGGCCTTGGGTCCAGAACACCGCGGGCCCTTCTTGGTTGTTGACCTTGGGGGCGGGTCAACCGAGCTAGTACTTGGAACAACCTCCCCGGTAGCCGCGTACTCCATGAATGTGGGGTGCGTACGAATGACCGAACGGCATATGCAAGAGGACCCTCCCACCAAGGAGGAGATTGCTGCCGCTGCCAAGGACGTTAACGCCGCGATCGACGAGGCCAGCAAGGTGGTCCCAATTGGTCGGACGGCCACCTTGGTTGGTTTAGCCGGATCGATCACCACGGCAACAGCTCACACGCTCAAACTCAAAGAGTATGACCGCGACAAGATCAACGGCGCCGTCATGCAAATTTCTGCGGTTCAAAAGGCACTGAAGGACCTCATTGAACGCACTCGCGCCGAGCGGGCCGCACTACCGTTCATGCATCCCGGACGTGTTGACGTCATGGGGGCCGGTGCGCTCGTATGGTCAACGGTAATGGCCCGTGTGCAGGCTGCCGTGGCGCAACAGGGTGGGAAGCTCACTACGACCGTAACGTCCGAGCATGACATCCTTGATGGCATTGCTCTCGCACTGGGCACGCCCAGAGATTAA
- a CDS encoding HTTM domain-containing protein: MSTYVPPAKNAATVEAAENTNSYTPANPPTRLSPFISWMTDAKRAAYSSSALRILYGLALLMYFVSSYKDRHYVWGVGSSWVDSQVNRQGWPTIFGVLFPKDSVAIFDTQYLIFLALIVLFIAGWRTKFVTPVLAFFYVSLVTNSTVLTNGGDTIVRITLVFLIFADLSQHWSLDALRKRRQIRNNPALLPRIPAWFSNPLHNAAIILCGYQIMVVYVASGIYKSLGAEWMNGTALYYSMILDVFNVQPLLSQIVWQSSLFVAIGTFLSIWVQLLFPLMVLWRPTRIVALVFLLGMHFGIGLFLGLWPFSIPMMALDLLFIRDSSWQAAIKWLTNLGGNLKQFGKSMTAPHTK, encoded by the coding sequence ATGAGCACTTATGTCCCTCCTGCAAAAAACGCTGCGACAGTAGAGGCCGCTGAAAATACCAATTCCTATACACCAGCTAACCCCCCCACAAGATTGTCCCCCTTCATTTCTTGGATGACAGACGCTAAGCGCGCCGCGTACTCATCATCGGCGTTGAGGATTCTTTATGGGCTTGCCTTGCTGATGTATTTTGTTTCCAGTTATAAGGACCGCCACTACGTCTGGGGCGTCGGATCCAGTTGGGTGGATAGCCAGGTAAACCGTCAGGGATGGCCCACCATCTTTGGTGTTTTGTTCCCCAAAGACAGCGTGGCTATTTTTGACACACAATACCTGATCTTCTTAGCTCTAATTGTGCTATTTATTGCCGGGTGGCGGACAAAATTTGTCACTCCAGTACTTGCCTTCTTCTACGTATCACTGGTCACAAACTCCACCGTCTTAACTAACGGTGGGGACACCATTGTCAGGATCACTCTGGTTTTCTTGATCTTCGCAGATCTGAGCCAACATTGGTCTTTGGATGCACTGCGTAAGAGAAGGCAGATACGCAATAACCCGGCATTATTGCCACGCATTCCTGCTTGGTTCAGTAACCCTTTGCATAACGCAGCAATTATTCTATGTGGTTACCAGATCATGGTCGTATATGTGGCAAGTGGTATCTACAAGAGCTTGGGCGCTGAGTGGATGAACGGCACCGCCCTGTACTACTCCATGATCCTCGATGTCTTCAACGTACAGCCGTTGCTAAGTCAGATTGTCTGGCAAAGTTCTCTATTTGTCGCTATCGGAACATTTTTGTCAATATGGGTTCAGCTACTATTCCCACTGATGGTGTTGTGGCGGCCAACCCGCATTGTCGCCCTGGTGTTCCTTCTTGGTATGCACTTTGGTATCGGTCTCTTCCTTGGCCTATGGCCATTTTCTATCCCCATGATGGCACTTGACTTACTCTTTATTCGAGACTCCTCGTGGCAGGCGGCCATCAAGTGGCTTACTAATTTGGGTGGCAACTTGAAACAATTTGGTAAGAGTATGACAGCACCACACACCAAATAG
- a CDS encoding DUF5819 family protein: MTILATFLVASYVFISLIINVPNKTVTAPFKAIESAARPYFGQSWRVFAPSIMKTNVSLEFQAQWRDESGKLVHSKWVNLTEIEQRSVSGHFTPSRINKSSWNAVQAYLKRYNNLNAKQKKIVQDTFIQKNKDGTFSAKSGKTLRANLGKHGTNTGQITSLLSYDLALVQYTGTSATAYFDKKIERVRWRVQRSRPNDFNHRFSDTNQFKDSVTTFGWRHFEHQVTPDELTVHRDALKRYGAMK, from the coding sequence ATGACGATACTTGCAACGTTCCTCGTTGCAAGTTACGTCTTTATAAGCCTCATTATTAACGTTCCAAATAAGACTGTTACGGCACCGTTCAAGGCAATTGAATCAGCTGCAAGACCTTATTTCGGTCAGAGTTGGCGAGTTTTTGCTCCCAGCATTATGAAGACAAATGTCTCCCTAGAATTTCAGGCACAATGGCGTGATGAGTCTGGCAAGCTAGTGCACAGCAAATGGGTGAACCTAACGGAAATTGAACAACGCTCGGTCTCAGGCCATTTCACCCCCTCGAGGATTAACAAATCCTCTTGGAACGCGGTGCAAGCGTATTTGAAGCGGTATAACAATCTCAACGCTAAACAAAAAAAGATTGTGCAAGACACCTTCATTCAGAAGAACAAGGATGGAACTTTCAGTGCAAAATCTGGAAAGACGCTCCGGGCTAACCTTGGCAAGCACGGGACAAACACTGGACAGATCACAAGTTTGTTGTCTTATGACCTTGCGTTGGTCCAATACACGGGCACATCTGCTACTGCATACTTTGATAAGAAAATTGAACGTGTGAGATGGCGCGTTCAGCGCTCACGCCCCAATGATTTCAACCACCGTTTCTCAGACACCAATCAGTTCAAAGATTCGGTGACAACCTTTGGCTGGCGGCATTTTGAACACCAGGTAACACCCGACGAACTAACCGTCCACCGCGACGCACTCAAGCGTTATGGAGCCATGAAATGA
- a CDS encoding choice-of-anchor G family protein, with protein sequence MKTKGKKPYRGRKLVAAVTAGSLALFGVNSVAFAGENDESRSSAKFLGGSLLLNNVNLDNIVELAGASALNQGSATPDTDTASLDLTALSALNLVVPNGLSIPLGELLELGVANQYAQASDNGVSRAASGAVGNDGIVNTSSADSFPSSAKLDLMALLPSTAIIDEANLSLEAITGVAALDAGNTANIAEACTDLSAPDHCLDYNLAGASLNLHSDVVAGLVTQINSTLGAASSTINGISDLLTDGLLGAITDALASVPGAGLILSNDLAVSLSVDLEAAVAPILAAPLTANGVSIDLQGGAINVDLAEFITLNNQPPNTSLLSATTLDAIGSIVEDLLEDLQGLINAEIAAATDSVAVSISGGVCVLELPVVGCTAGLDLNYDGTLGDLLDGSKAITADGSGLGALLSPVINALTGLLSGVLAPIDTIVSNALSTAGGTIGSLLTGVGADLSGVFGLLDEAVAVIINKQEHNAGVHTVTAVEIQLLNLVGNAATVSLGKASVGANVFEEDATDVDAADTDATDADAADATDADATDAVDTDAADATDADATDAVDTDAADTDAADTDATDADAADAADADAADADATDVDAADTDAADTDAADTDAADTDAADTDAADTDAADTDAADTDAADTDAADTDAVDADAADTDAADTDAADTDAVDADAVDADAADATDADATDAVDTDAADTDATDADAADAADADAADADATDVDAADADATDVDAADTDAADTDAADADAADTDATDADAADAADADATDVDAADTDAADTDATDADAADTDAVDADAADTDAADTDATDAVDTDAADADATDAVDTDAADTDATDAVDTDAADADAADTDAADTDATDAVDTDATDADAADTDAVDADAADTDAVDADAADTDAVDADAADAVDADAADTDAVDADAADTDAVDADAADADATDADATDAVDTDAADTDATDAVDTDAADATDAADATDADAADTDAADADAADATDAADATDADAADTDAADADAADAVDADAADTDAVDADAADADATDADATDAVDTDAADADATDADAADATDADAADATDADAADATDADAADADAADATDADAADATDATDADAADATDADATDADAADAADATDADAADATDADAADATDADAADATDADAADADAGKDSTTGKKPSDNLAKTGMDSGAVITAAAIGVLLLAAGVSLTIARKRNNA encoded by the coding sequence ATGAAAACAAAGGGCAAAAAGCCCTATCGCGGCCGCAAACTTGTAGCGGCTGTCACCGCCGGATCACTCGCATTATTCGGCGTTAACTCAGTTGCCTTTGCAGGCGAAAACGACGAGTCGCGTTCATCAGCCAAATTCTTGGGCGGCTCACTACTACTCAACAACGTCAACCTTGACAATATTGTTGAACTCGCGGGGGCTTCTGCCCTCAACCAAGGTTCCGCAACACCTGACACAGACACTGCGAGCCTTGACTTAACAGCACTAAGTGCCCTCAATCTCGTAGTTCCAAATGGACTTTCCATTCCGCTGGGCGAGCTCTTAGAGCTTGGCGTCGCAAACCAGTACGCACAAGCGTCAGATAACGGGGTCTCCCGGGCTGCTTCCGGCGCCGTCGGCAACGATGGTATTGTGAACACTTCTTCAGCAGACTCATTCCCATCGTCCGCCAAGTTGGACCTCATGGCATTGCTGCCATCAACCGCGATCATTGATGAGGCAAATCTCTCGCTCGAGGCAATCACCGGTGTGGCAGCACTCGATGCTGGCAACACCGCAAACATTGCTGAAGCATGCACAGACCTCTCGGCACCAGACCACTGCCTGGATTACAACCTGGCCGGTGCTTCCTTGAATTTGCACTCGGACGTTGTTGCCGGGCTTGTCACCCAAATCAACTCCACCCTCGGTGCTGCTTCTTCCACCATCAACGGAATCTCAGACCTTCTGACAGATGGACTATTGGGTGCAATCACTGACGCTCTGGCATCTGTGCCTGGTGCGGGCCTCATCCTCAGCAATGACCTTGCTGTTAGTTTGTCAGTTGATTTGGAAGCTGCCGTAGCACCTATCTTGGCAGCGCCGCTTACCGCCAACGGAGTCAGCATTGACTTGCAAGGTGGTGCCATCAACGTTGACCTAGCTGAGTTCATCACGCTAAACAACCAGCCACCAAACACTTCACTGTTGAGTGCAACCACCCTTGACGCAATTGGTAGCATCGTTGAAGACCTTCTTGAGGATCTGCAAGGGCTAATCAACGCTGAAATTGCAGCTGCAACCGATTCCGTCGCTGTGAGCATCAGTGGTGGAGTCTGTGTTCTCGAACTTCCAGTTGTCGGGTGCACAGCCGGACTAGATTTGAACTACGACGGTACCCTTGGGGACTTACTGGACGGTTCCAAGGCCATCACAGCTGATGGCAGTGGATTAGGCGCGCTACTTTCACCGGTCATTAATGCGCTAACCGGACTACTATCCGGAGTTCTCGCACCAATTGACACCATCGTCTCTAACGCTTTGAGCACCGCTGGTGGCACTATTGGTAGCCTCTTGACGGGTGTAGGTGCTGACCTCAGCGGCGTATTTGGGCTGCTAGATGAGGCTGTTGCGGTAATCATCAACAAGCAAGAGCACAACGCCGGCGTACATACGGTTACCGCCGTGGAAATCCAGCTCCTCAACCTAGTTGGCAACGCAGCAACGGTCAGCCTGGGTAAGGCATCCGTAGGAGCTAACGTATTCGAAGAGGACGCAACTGACGTAGACGCGGCAGACACCGACGCAACGGACGCTGATGCAGCAGACGCAACTGACGCAGACGCAACTGATGCGGTAGACACTGACGCAGCAGACGCAACTGACGCAGACGCAACTGATGCGGTAGACACTGACGCAGCAGACACCGACGCAGCAGACACCGACGCAACGGACGCTGATGCAGCAGACGCGGCAGACGCAGACGCGGCAGACGCTGACGCAACTGACGTAGACGCGGCAGACACCGACGCGGCAGACACCGACGCGGCAGACACCGACGCGGCAGACACCGACGCGGCAGACACCGACGCGGCAGACACCGACGCGGCAGACACCGACGCGGCAGACACCGACGCGGCAGACACCGACGCGGCAGACACCGACGCGGTAGACGCTGATGCGGCAGACACCGACGCGGCAGACACCGACGCGGCAGACACCGACGCGGTAGACGCTGATGCGGTAGACGCTGATGCAGCAGACGCAACTGACGCAGACGCAACTGATGCGGTAGACACTGACGCAGCAGACACCGACGCAACGGACGCTGATGCAGCAGACGCGGCAGACGCAGACGCGGCAGACGCTGACGCAACTGACGTAGACGCGGCAGACGCTGACGCAACTGACGTAGACGCGGCAGACACCGACGCGGCAGACACCGACGCGGCAGACGCTGACGCAGCAGACACCGACGCAACGGACGCTGATGCAGCAGACGCGGCAGACGCTGACGCAACTGACGTAGACGCGGCAGACACCGACGCGGCAGACACCGACGCAACTGACGCTGACGCGGCAGACACCGACGCGGTAGACGCAGACGCAGCAGACACCGACGCGGCAGACACCGACGCAACTGATGCGGTAGACACCGACGCGGCAGACGCAGACGCAACTGATGCGGTAGACACCGACGCGGCAGACACCGACGCAACTGATGCGGTAGACACCGACGCGGCAGACGCAGACGCGGCAGACACCGACGCGGCAGACACCGACGCAACTGATGCGGTAGACACCGACGCAACAGACGCTGACGCAGCAGACACCGACGCGGTAGACGCAGACGCAGCAGACACCGACGCGGTAGACGCAGACGCAGCAGACACCGACGCGGTAGACGCAGACGCGGCAGACGCGGTAGACGCTGATGCAGCAGACACCGACGCGGTAGACGCTGATGCAGCAGACACCGACGCGGTAGACGCTGATGCAGCAGACGCAGACGCAACTGACGCAGACGCAACTGATGCGGTAGACACCGACGCAGCAGACACTGACGCAACTGATGCGGTAGACACCGACGCGGCAGACGCAACAGACGCAGCAGACGCAACAGACGCTGATGCAGCAGACACCGACGCGGCAGACGCAGACGCGGCAGACGCAACAGACGCAGCAGACGCAACAGACGCTGATGCAGCAGACACCGACGCGGCAGACGCAGACGCGGCAGACGCGGTAGACGCTGATGCAGCAGACACCGACGCGGTAGACGCTGATGCAGCAGACGCAGACGCAACTGACGCAGACGCAACTGATGCGGTAGACACCGACGCAGCAGACGCAGACGCAACTGACGCAGACGCAGCAGACGCAACTGACGCAGACGCAGCAGACGCAACTGACGCAGACGCAGCAGACGCAACTGACGCAGACGCAGCAGACGCAGACGCAGCAGACGCAACTGACGCAGACGCAGCAGACGCAACTGACGCAACTGACGCAGACGCAGCAGACGCAACTGACGCAGACGCAACTGACGCAGACGCAGCAGACGCAGCAGACGCAACTGACGCAGACGCAGCAGACGCAACTGACGCAGACGCAGCAGACGCAACTGACGCAGACGCAGCAGACGCAACTGACGCAGACGCAGCAGACGCTGATGCGGGCAAGGATTCTACTACTGGTAAGAAGCCAAGCGACAACTTGGCCAAGACCGGTATGGATTCTGGAGCAGTAATCACCGCTGCGGCTATTGGAGTTCTTCTCCTTGCCGCAGGTGTGTCGCTAACAATTGCACGTAAGCGCAACAACGCTTAG
- a CDS encoding PadR family transcriptional regulator, with product MDSTQLLKGVLDAAVLAVLREADGYGYDVVRRLRAAGFDQVGEASVYGTLRRLYAGGNLSTYVVPSDEGPHRKYYVINAQGLGVLEEQSGEWKLFSKSMSELLIKRW from the coding sequence GTGGATAGTACGCAATTACTCAAGGGAGTCCTTGATGCGGCGGTCCTTGCCGTGCTGCGTGAAGCCGATGGCTACGGGTATGACGTAGTGCGCCGGTTGCGGGCCGCAGGTTTTGATCAGGTGGGTGAGGCATCGGTCTATGGAACGCTGCGCAGATTGTATGCCGGTGGCAACCTCAGCACCTATGTGGTCCCCTCTGATGAGGGGCCGCACCGCAAATATTACGTAATTAATGCTCAGGGCCTCGGGGTTCTTGAGGAACAAAGCGGTGAGTGGAAGTTATTTTCCAAGTCAATGAGTGAACTGCTGATCAAAAGATGGTGA
- a CDS encoding NAD(P)/FAD-dependent oxidoreductase — MPENTASTDSVAPVARASAPQPRKVPRIVVLGGGTVGLYAARRLRKRLGRREAAIVVVDPRPYMTYAPFLPEVAAGSINDRDVVAPHNRALKHIDTLLGSVTNIRHADRTIEITPELGDKYEVTYDHLIVGLGAVSRVLPIPGLAETAIGLKNVEEAIAIRNHVLNRILEAENMWDKEKRKRLLTFTFIGGGFAGMEAIAEIEDMARSAVKQQKTVDVSDLRFVMIEGSNRVLPELPPEMADYARESLIKRGVEFHLNTFLSSCVDGHVVTSTGVEFESDTIIWTAGVKANPVIADSDLHTDKMGRLTVNTKLQAIDGDGNVIPDVYGAGDCAAVPDVTGGVNGFCVPNAQHAVRQATLLGNNLASVLRSGPLKDYEHKSLGTVAGLGLHKGVAVLFGVIKLRGFLAWLAHRGYHLSAMPTISRRTRITMGWISVYLMRRELVPLGSLHDPRQEFRKAALPPKPKTDSAPASKDGAASKSEAK; from the coding sequence ATGCCAGAAAATACCGCTTCTACGGATTCCGTTGCCCCAGTGGCACGCGCCTCAGCTCCGCAGCCGCGCAAGGTACCACGAATTGTGGTCCTTGGTGGTGGAACGGTTGGGCTCTACGCGGCCCGCCGCCTGCGCAAGCGACTAGGACGCCGTGAGGCCGCCATCGTTGTGGTGGACCCGCGCCCGTACATGACCTATGCACCCTTCCTACCAGAAGTTGCTGCCGGGTCAATTAATGACCGTGACGTCGTTGCTCCGCACAACCGTGCGTTGAAGCACATCGACACCCTTCTAGGAAGCGTGACCAATATTCGTCACGCCGACCGCACCATCGAAATTACCCCGGAACTTGGCGACAAGTACGAGGTCACCTACGACCACCTGATCGTTGGTCTGGGTGCTGTTTCCCGTGTTCTGCCTATCCCCGGACTTGCTGAGACCGCAATCGGTCTTAAGAACGTGGAAGAAGCCATTGCGATCCGCAACCACGTGTTGAACCGGATCCTTGAAGCCGAGAACATGTGGGACAAGGAAAAGCGTAAGCGCCTGCTCACCTTCACCTTTATCGGTGGTGGGTTCGCAGGAATGGAAGCCATTGCTGAGATTGAAGACATGGCCCGTTCGGCCGTCAAGCAGCAAAAGACTGTCGATGTCTCAGACCTGCGCTTTGTCATGATCGAGGGCTCCAACCGCGTTCTTCCAGAACTGCCGCCCGAGATGGCCGACTACGCACGCGAATCGCTGATTAAGCGCGGAGTTGAGTTCCACCTCAACACGTTCCTGTCCTCATGCGTTGACGGGCACGTTGTGACCTCAACCGGTGTGGAATTTGAATCAGACACCATCATCTGGACCGCCGGTGTAAAGGCTAACCCGGTTATCGCAGATTCAGACCTGCACACCGACAAAATGGGCCGCCTAACGGTTAACACCAAGCTCCAGGCGATCGACGGTGACGGCAACGTCATTCCTGACGTCTACGGGGCTGGAGACTGTGCAGCTGTCCCGGACGTTACGGGTGGTGTTAACGGTTTCTGCGTGCCAAACGCGCAGCACGCCGTACGCCAGGCAACCCTGTTGGGGAACAACCTTGCTTCGGTTCTGCGTTCCGGTCCACTCAAGGATTACGAGCACAAGAGCCTAGGAACCGTAGCCGGACTCGGTCTACACAAGGGTGTTGCCGTACTCTTCGGTGTCATCAAACTGCGCGGATTCCTTGCGTGGCTTGCACACCGCGGCTACCACCTGTCAGCAATGCCCACGATTTCCCGCCGGACCCGGATCACCATGGGATGGATCTCCGTATACCTCATGCGCCGCGAGCTGGTGCCGCTGGGCTCCCTGCATGATCCACGCCAGGAGTTCCGCAAGGCGGCCCTGCCGCCAAAGCCAAAGACTGACAGTGCCCCAGCCAGTAAGGATGGCGCAGCAAGCAAGTCCGAGGCCAAGTAG
- a CDS encoding leucine-rich repeat domain-containing protein produces the protein MKHHIRVANPPNPSQSRVRRWPSAYRPRRITGFVAAILLILGGGLATALPAQADTSDPITMPDPALRACINASLGQGDSDPIAAAQADGITVVDCRNLGITDITGLERMPNLDQILLSNNPLTSHTPIRNLAKLRHLDVSHTGVTDADLPDLTGSPVIYYLGLGSNSIADVTELATVSSLTSLYIGNNTITDWSPIASMPNLDILHAANSQITDLTPFQSMTGLTRLYLGANQIVDPTPLANLTNLEVLQLSSQIVDLPSVPLGTATSNPVTDVAGNPVLMTSLDTGFNYDLATNTWTFATSGNKNLEWNTTISAGTVSDVVFTGQIRQHISRADAEPETPEVTQAVCMNGDIAYPQISLPTTEGITYSIEGNVAPGQTVTIKAVLSGDDHSIYVDPASDWVSTSSDHLSAELVILLDDAQCETPAPTVIDAPNGDLPVDDPCGPDNATWRLPTGSDVPDNFTWVITAEGLLTAVANEGYVFSDPTEALDPTLREYGYAPDTNEACPDPDSDTTEDGDKAEETDVKVTDEVEETDVEETVRVQVTGEALAKTGGPDAMVGILTAALLGIGGLLILTGRTRRQQA, from the coding sequence GTGAAGCACCACATAAGAGTGGCCAACCCGCCTAACCCAAGCCAATCCAGAGTCCGCCGGTGGCCGTCCGCTTACCGTCCCCGCCGTATCACCGGGTTTGTCGCAGCAATCTTGCTCATCCTTGGTGGCGGTCTAGCAACGGCGCTGCCCGCACAGGCGGATACTTCCGACCCGATCACCATGCCCGATCCTGCCTTGCGGGCCTGCATAAACGCGAGCCTCGGGCAGGGTGATTCTGACCCAATCGCTGCGGCTCAGGCTGACGGGATCACAGTGGTTGACTGCCGGAATCTGGGCATTACCGACATTACCGGTCTAGAAAGAATGCCAAACCTAGACCAGATCCTGCTTAGTAACAACCCACTTACCAGTCACACACCCATACGGAATCTAGCCAAGCTGCGCCACTTGGACGTGTCCCATACCGGTGTCACCGATGCTGACCTACCCGATCTCACTGGCTCACCGGTCATCTATTACTTGGGATTAGGCAGCAACAGTATTGCAGACGTTACTGAACTAGCCACCGTTTCATCATTGACGTCGCTATACATCGGTAATAACACCATCACGGATTGGTCGCCGATTGCCAGCATGCCCAATCTTGATATCTTGCATGCCGCCAATAGCCAGATCACCGACCTCACACCATTTCAAAGTATGACCGGCCTGACAAGGCTGTACCTAGGCGCTAACCAAATTGTCGATCCCACTCCGCTTGCCAACCTGACCAACCTCGAGGTCTTGCAACTTAGCAGCCAGATTGTTGACTTACCATCAGTCCCGCTCGGAACGGCAACATCCAACCCGGTTACTGATGTAGCGGGCAATCCAGTCTTGATGACTTCATTGGACACGGGTTTCAACTACGACTTAGCCACCAACACGTGGACGTTTGCAACTTCGGGTAACAAGAATCTCGAGTGGAACACGACTATCTCCGCCGGGACCGTCAGCGACGTGGTCTTCACCGGCCAGATTAGACAGCACATCAGCCGTGCAGATGCCGAACCGGAAACCCCAGAGGTAACCCAAGCAGTCTGCATGAACGGTGACATTGCCTACCCGCAGATCAGCCTGCCTACCACGGAGGGCATTACGTACTCGATCGAAGGTAACGTGGCTCCCGGCCAGACCGTCACCATCAAGGCCGTCCTATCCGGTGACGATCATTCCATCTACGTCGATCCCGCAAGCGACTGGGTTAGTACCTCTAGCGACCACCTCTCCGCAGAATTGGTGATCCTTCTCGATGATGCACAGTGCGAGACTCCCGCACCGACCGTGATCGATGCACCCAACGGCGACCTACCGGTTGACGATCCGTGCGGTCCTGATAACGCGACCTGGCGGCTCCCCACAGGTTCTGATGTTCCAGACAACTTCACTTGGGTGATCACTGCCGAGGGCCTGCTCACCGCGGTGGCCAACGAAGGGTACGTTTTCTCCGACCCGACCGAAGCCCTTGACCCCACACTCCGCGAGTATGGCTACGCACCCGACACCAACGAGGCTTGCCCCGACCCAGACAGTGACACCACTGAGGACGGCGACAAGGCCGAAGAGACTGACGTAAAAGTAACCGATGAGGTTGAAGAAACTGACGTCGAAGAGACAGTCCGAGTCCAAGTTACCGGTGAGGCCCTGGCTAAGACCGGTGGTCCCGATGCCATGGTGGGCATCCTTACCGCTGCTCTCTTGGGTATTGGTGGACTACTAATCCTGACCGGCAGAACACGCCGCCAGCAAGCATAA